A window of Alphaproteobacteria bacterium contains these coding sequences:
- a CDS encoding 4a-hydroxytetrahydrobiopterin dehydratase: MIERITGEERRIAVRELDGWNEVSDQDAIHKTFHFSNFEEAFAFMVRVAFVAEKMTHHPEWYNVYNRVEIILTTHACNGLSEKDVSLARKINELAPERDQR; encoded by the coding sequence ATGATAGAAAGGATAACCGGGGAAGAACGTCGTATTGCTGTGCGAGAACTCGATGGTTGGAACGAAGTAAGCGATCAAGATGCTATCCATAAGACATTTCATTTTTCAAATTTTGAAGAAGCTTTTGCCTTTATGGTACGCGTTGCTTTCGTGGCTGAAAAAATGACCCATCATCCTGAGTGGTACAATGTATACAACAGAGTCGAAATTATTTTGACGACCCATGCGTGTAATGGTCTAAGTGAGAAGGATGTTTCTTTGGCGCGCAAAATAAATGAGCTTGCACCGGAGCGTGATCAACGATAA
- a CDS encoding efflux transporter outer membrane subunit, producing MRDPFLLIFFIGLVGCSVGPDYKPPHISLPDKWHSDWKQETSNDGMTAFDSWWKAFEDPVLEGLVEEGSLENLDLKMAVARLEESRALKSGASGALYPDIQSTTSAGRSKQGFITGNRKVTSFEAGFDASWELDLFGKNYRQWEGEAAFEGQRFYELEDVLVSVRAEIAKQYISYREAQKQLKITQRAIKAQKKLLDLLESLQEAGVVSNVELSEGRALYTDYQSRVPVLNSDLKRAQYALEVLLGRNPGSLSEVLEDELPISPSLERINLDVPIRVISRRPDVRAAEQALKVATALQGVAIADLYPNFTIAGFYGLQDSNLFPSGAIWRFAADGALSLFDFGRIRSKIDTADAQKTQALSAYELAVLKALEEVENALTAYGNSTKEKKLLRESLKAREQNLRLLKSKYEAGLTSFQDVLKSQLSFYESDLAVIRTESKQFKNLVALYKALG from the coding sequence ATGAGGGATCCATTTTTACTCATTTTTTTTATAGGGCTTGTTGGGTGTTCTGTTGGGCCAGATTATAAGCCGCCCCATATTTCTTTACCTGATAAGTGGCATTCAGATTGGAAGCAAGAAACTTCTAACGATGGTATGACAGCGTTTGATAGCTGGTGGAAGGCATTTGAAGATCCTGTTTTGGAGGGACTTGTAGAGGAAGGAAGTCTCGAAAATCTTGATTTAAAAATGGCTGTAGCTCGATTGGAAGAGTCTCGCGCATTAAAGAGTGGAGCAAGTGGAGCTCTTTATCCTGATATTCAATCTACAACAAGTGCGGGTCGCTCCAAGCAGGGATTTATAACTGGAAACAGAAAAGTTACTTCTTTTGAAGCTGGATTTGATGCTAGTTGGGAATTGGATTTATTTGGCAAAAATTATCGTCAATGGGAGGGCGAAGCGGCATTTGAGGGACAACGATTTTATGAGTTAGAGGACGTATTAGTTTCTGTACGTGCCGAGATTGCGAAACAATATATTTCTTATCGTGAGGCTCAAAAGCAATTAAAAATTACACAGAGGGCTATTAAGGCTCAAAAGAAATTGTTGGATCTCTTGGAATCTCTTCAGGAAGCAGGGGTTGTTAGTAACGTTGAGTTATCAGAGGGAAGAGCTTTATATACTGACTATCAGTCACGGGTCCCGGTGCTGAATTCGGATCTCAAACGGGCACAATATGCTCTCGAAGTTTTGCTGGGCAGAAATCCAGGTTCATTGTCAGAGGTATTAGAGGATGAATTGCCTATCTCCCCAAGTCTAGAACGTATCAATTTGGACGTTCCCATTCGAGTTATTAGTCGTCGTCCCGACGTGAGGGCGGCTGAACAGGCTTTGAAAGTTGCAACCGCCCTCCAGGGAGTAGCCATTGCTGATTTGTATCCTAACTTTACGATTGCCGGTTTTTATGGATTGCAAGATTCAAACTTATTTCCTTCAGGAGCTATTTGGAGATTTGCTGCAGACGGAGCTTTATCTTTGTTTGATTTCGGGAGGATTCGTTCCAAAATAGATACTGCAGATGCGCAAAAAACGCAGGCATTGAGTGCGTATGAGCTTGCTGTTTTAAAAGCGCTTGAAGAAGTTGAAAATGCCCTTACAGCTTATGGAAACAGTACTAAGGAAAAGAAACTTCTTAGGGAAAGCCTGAAAGCACGGGAACAGAATTTAAGGTTACTGAAAAGTAAGTATGAAGCAGGGCTTACGTCGTTTCAGGACGTACTTAAATCACAACTTTCTTTTTATGAAAGTGATCTTGCTGTTATTCGTACTGAAAGTAAACAATTCAAAAACTTAGTAGCATTGTATAAGGCCCTGGGTTAA
- a CDS encoding MFS transporter encodes MFDWLKSYRDPKLIALGFLGISSGLPLALILGTLTVWMTEEGISKTTIGLFASVGLPYTLKFLWAPFIDKISIPVLSKLLGQRRSWLLVSQGALILSIILLGTTDPVSETFRMAQMAFLVAICSATQDIVIDGYRIQILKPSQYGAGGAMEVFGYRLGMILAGAGALYLATFLSWPQTYTLMAALISIGMVTTLLLQKDTPPKEDEKAYGTSTGATGIVHWVEKVFIAPFSSFMVHDKWVLALLFVILYKIGDAIIGQMAVVFYLDIGFTKIDIANASKIFGIWATIIGGLIGGGLVTKIGTLKSLFIFGLTHLLTNVMFIVMALSGADLTIYYCAVVVENVTGGMTIAASVAYMSSLCNLSYSASQYALLSALAHVPRMIVASSSGWLATQMGWIPFFGFAMLLGIPSLMLIKYIPQGRGKDDELTIEGKPSTAVA; translated from the coding sequence ATGTTTGACTGGTTAAAAAGTTATCGTGACCCAAAGTTAATAGCTCTAGGATTTTTAGGAATTTCCAGTGGACTTCCTTTGGCATTAATATTGGGCACGCTCACAGTTTGGATGACTGAGGAAGGTATTTCCAAGACTACCATTGGACTCTTTGCCTCAGTTGGACTTCCCTATACTCTTAAGTTTCTCTGGGCGCCTTTTATTGATAAAATTTCCATTCCTGTTCTCAGTAAACTATTGGGACAAAGACGGAGTTGGCTTCTTGTAAGTCAAGGGGCTCTTATATTATCGATCATACTACTTGGAACTACCGATCCTGTCAGTGAAACGTTTCGGATGGCCCAAATGGCTTTTCTGGTCGCCATATGTTCTGCAACACAAGATATTGTGATTGATGGGTATCGTATTCAAATCCTCAAACCTTCCCAATACGGAGCCGGTGGCGCTATGGAAGTGTTTGGATATCGACTTGGCATGATCCTTGCTGGAGCCGGAGCCCTTTATTTAGCAACGTTTTTATCTTGGCCACAAACCTATACCTTGATGGCAGCTCTTATTTCTATTGGAATGGTGACGACCCTGTTGTTACAAAAGGATACGCCTCCAAAGGAAGACGAAAAAGCCTATGGAACCTCTACGGGAGCAACAGGCATCGTTCATTGGGTAGAAAAAGTATTTATAGCCCCCTTTAGCTCTTTTATGGTCCATGACAAGTGGGTCCTCGCCCTTTTGTTTGTTATCCTGTACAAAATCGGGGATGCCATTATTGGTCAGATGGCCGTGGTTTTTTATTTGGATATCGGATTCACGAAAATCGATATCGCAAACGCCAGTAAAATTTTCGGGATTTGGGCAACCATCATTGGTGGTTTAATCGGAGGAGGCCTTGTCACAAAAATCGGCACCTTGAAGAGTCTATTCATCTTTGGCCTGACGCACTTGCTCACAAACGTCATGTTTATCGTCATGGCCCTCTCAGGAGCAGATCTCACCATATACTACTGTGCAGTTGTTGTGGAAAATGTAACAGGTGGCATGACCATCGCAGCTTCGGTTGCGTACATGTCTAGTCTATGTAATCTGTCCTACTCGGCTTCCCAGTACGCCCTTTTGTCAGCATTAGCACATGTTCCCAGAATGATCGTAGCCTCCTCATCGGGATGGCTTGCAACTCAAATGGGTTGGATTCCTTTCTTCGGATTTGCCATGCTCTTGGGCATACCTTCCCTCATGCTTATAAAGTATATTCCACAAGGACGTGGGAAAGATGATGAGCTAACTATTGAAGGAAAGCCTTCGACGGCAGTCGCATAA
- a CDS encoding biotin/lipoyl-binding protein, with protein MRQKFVHFILPVVGVIGVSFMLFSLLHQPGTLDPIVYKDPAISPFSSQVSGIGIVEPKSELIEIGTHISGIATKVYVQAGQHVDKGDPLFMVDNREALAQLELSEAQAISAKVSSEDLQHQLSLLENVSDQRAISEDELSRKRYAFELGKSRFKEALERVKIAKVQLERHTVRALSRGEILQVNIIEGEYAPIGVNVKPFLIMGDTTVFYVRTEIDESEVGRVDPKSSAYAYLRGESKDKISLDFVKIEPLVTPKSQLINSPTERVDTRVLEVVYSFSSEHVKVYVGQEMDVYIEATDVSNEAN; from the coding sequence GTGAGACAAAAGTTCGTACATTTTATTTTGCCAGTGGTTGGCGTGATAGGCGTAAGTTTTATGTTGTTCTCTCTCCTTCATCAGCCTGGAACATTAGATCCAATTGTATATAAAGATCCGGCTATTTCCCCATTTTCTTCCCAAGTATCGGGAATTGGCATTGTTGAGCCGAAGAGTGAATTGATTGAAATTGGCACCCATATTTCAGGAATTGCAACAAAAGTGTATGTTCAAGCAGGACAGCATGTTGATAAGGGTGATCCATTGTTCATGGTGGACAATCGAGAAGCCCTGGCTCAGTTAGAACTTTCGGAGGCACAAGCGATATCAGCCAAGGTATCATCTGAAGATCTCCAGCATCAGCTTTCACTGTTGGAAAATGTGTCTGATCAGAGAGCCATTAGTGAGGATGAATTAAGTCGAAAGCGTTATGCATTTGAATTGGGAAAATCACGTTTTAAAGAAGCTTTGGAGAGGGTGAAAATAGCCAAAGTTCAACTGGAAAGACACACGGTTCGAGCTCTCTCGCGAGGGGAGATTTTGCAGGTCAATATTATTGAAGGTGAATACGCTCCCATTGGTGTCAATGTTAAGCCTTTTCTCATCATGGGAGATACAACTGTCTTTTATGTACGCACTGAAATAGATGAATCAGAAGTGGGGCGCGTAGATCCTAAATCCTCAGCGTACGCATACCTTCGCGGTGAATCGAAGGATAAAATTTCATTGGATTTTGTAAAAATTGAGCCGCTTGTTACGCCCAAAAGTCAGCTAATCAATAGTCCCACCGAGCGGGTAGATACGCGTGTTTTGGAGGTTGTGTATTCTTTCAGTTCTGAGCATGTAAAGGTTTATGTTGGGCAAGAAATGGATGTTTATATAGAGGCAACGGATGTTTCAAATGAAGCGAACTGA
- the trpS gene encoding tryptophan--tRNA ligase — protein sequence MDRVFSGIQPTGDLHLGNYLGALRNWIGFQKTHDCLFCIVDLHSMTVPYDPEKLRNNTRFVAATYIAAGIDPNKSIIFAQSSVSEHCELAWILGCLTPLGWLNRMTHFKEKAGKHRENASLGLYAYPVLQAADILLYKATHVPIGEDQKQHLELSRDIAGTFNHRFGQEYFPLPEPLILGNATRVMSLRDGTKKMSKSDISEFSRIHLTDDPDTIRQKIRKARTDADPIPEDSKQLEERPEAMNLLNIYGALTGQSLKEVCVQFSGSNFAPFKEVLSELLIEKLSPIREDVSRLLKDSKTLDDILKSGAERAREKAVKTLEEVKGIIGVR from the coding sequence ATGGATCGGGTTTTTTCGGGCATCCAACCTACTGGAGATTTGCATTTAGGAAACTATCTTGGAGCCCTTCGCAATTGGATTGGATTTCAAAAAACCCACGACTGCCTTTTTTGTATCGTAGATCTGCATTCTATGACTGTTCCTTACGATCCGGAGAAGCTTCGCAATAATACGCGCTTTGTTGCGGCAACTTATATTGCGGCAGGGATCGATCCAAATAAGTCCATCATCTTTGCACAAAGTTCGGTTTCAGAACACTGCGAGTTAGCGTGGATCCTTGGATGTTTAACGCCTCTCGGATGGCTTAATCGCATGACTCATTTTAAGGAAAAAGCTGGCAAACATCGAGAAAATGCTAGCCTGGGACTCTATGCTTATCCGGTTTTGCAAGCCGCTGATATCCTTCTTTACAAGGCAACCCATGTTCCCATTGGAGAAGATCAAAAGCAACATCTGGAATTATCGCGGGATATAGCGGGCACCTTTAACCATCGTTTTGGGCAAGAGTATTTTCCTTTGCCTGAGCCTCTAATATTAGGAAACGCTACGAGAGTCATGAGTCTTCGAGATGGTACTAAGAAAATGAGCAAATCGGATATTTCAGAATTCTCACGCATACATCTGACCGATGATCCGGATACAATTAGGCAAAAGATTCGCAAAGCTCGTACAGATGCGGATCCTATTCCAGAAGATTCGAAGCAACTGGAAGAACGTCCCGAAGCTATGAACCTTCTAAACATATATGGAGCCCTCACGGGGCAATCTCTAAAAGAGGTTTGTGTTCAATTCTCGGGCAGTAATTTTGCACCTTTTAAAGAGGTGTTGTCAGAGCTATTAATTGAGAAACTGTCTCCTATTCGGGAAGACGTGTCCCGTCTCTTGAAAGATTCGAAGACTTTGGACGACATTTTGAAATCTGGTGCCGAAAGGGCGCGAGAAAAAGCCGTTAAGACTCTAGAGGAAGTTAAAGGAATTATCGGAGTCCGATAA
- a CDS encoding Mrp/NBP35 family ATP-binding protein, with protein MSKISEEYLRDILRKIGDPYLKSDVITQNLVSHLSITPSENGLKITCILDVPSADAEKLEPLRAQIENIFRKLPEIDSVAVIMTAPKPMPRKQPVQKFSFPNIKQIIAVGSGKGGVGKSTVAVSLACALKDLQLRVGLLDADIYGPSLPLLMNIKERPLSPDKKTLPPIEKYGIKCMSMGLIGPESQPTIWRGPMISKALLQFLQNVSWGDLDVLVIDLPPGTGDIQITLAQQIPLSGAIIVTTPQDLSLLDARKGLYMFQQLDVPILGIVENMSHFECPNCGHETHIFSNGGAEKEAKKLKVPLLSQIPLHLDVRKSGDLGVPLPQMEPENALSKVFRKLANKISDQLPNLKKLA; from the coding sequence ATGTCAAAGATTTCAGAAGAATACTTACGAGATATCCTCAGAAAAATTGGCGACCCCTATCTAAAGTCAGATGTTATCACGCAAAACCTTGTTTCCCATTTATCAATTACACCGTCAGAAAATGGTCTTAAGATTACTTGCATCCTAGATGTGCCCTCGGCTGATGCTGAAAAGCTAGAACCTCTCCGTGCTCAAATTGAAAATATTTTTAGAAAGCTTCCAGAAATAGACTCTGTTGCTGTCATCATGACCGCTCCTAAACCCATGCCTCGCAAACAACCTGTGCAAAAGTTCTCTTTTCCTAACATTAAGCAAATCATTGCAGTTGGCTCTGGAAAAGGCGGCGTCGGCAAGTCCACCGTTGCAGTCAGTTTGGCCTGTGCCCTTAAAGATCTTCAGCTGCGAGTTGGACTCCTAGATGCAGATATTTACGGCCCCTCGCTCCCTCTCCTGATGAACATCAAAGAACGCCCTCTCTCACCAGACAAAAAAACACTCCCACCCATCGAAAAATACGGCATCAAATGCATGTCTATGGGGCTCATCGGCCCTGAAAGCCAGCCCACTATTTGGCGCGGTCCCATGATCAGCAAAGCCCTACTACAATTTCTCCAGAACGTTTCGTGGGGAGACTTAGACGTTCTGGTCATAGACCTTCCTCCTGGAACAGGAGATATCCAAATCACACTAGCCCAGCAAATCCCCTTATCAGGGGCCATTATCGTCACAACGCCTCAGGATTTATCCCTTCTCGATGCCCGTAAGGGGCTCTATATGTTCCAGCAGTTAGACGTGCCTATTCTCGGTATCGTCGAAAACATGAGCCATTTTGAGTGCCCAAATTGTGGCCATGAAACACATATTTTCAGCAACGGTGGTGCTGAGAAAGAGGCCAAAAAACTTAAGGTCCCCCTCTTATCACAAATCCCTCTCCATCTAGATGTTAGAAAAAGTGGTGATTTAGGAGTTCCCCTGCCACAAATGGAACCTGAGAATGCTTTGTCTAAAGTCTTTAGGAAACTTGCAAATAAGATTTCCGATCAACTTCCAAATTTAAAGAAGTTGGCTTAA
- a CDS encoding FtsX-like permease family protein, with translation MRSIAIKMLTGDRAKYFGLIFSITFSTFLMSQQVSIFISLLGRTAAQIRDVPQADIWVMDPQVEYVDVVKPLRDTELSRVRSVSGVEWALPLYKGLSVIRARDGKMQQALVLGVDDATLTGGPPKMVLGEWASLASADAMIMDKSGYKFIWPGEPLSLGRVIEINDHRFVIKGICETSAPFLTFPIVYTKFSDGAQLHPGERNQMTFIIVKAASGISPEKLAQKIHKETQLQALTSRGFQWRSIRYYLERTGIPINFGITVLLGFLVGAAIAAQTFYIFVLENISQYGALKAIGVSNRQMLMMVLVQALLVAFIGYGIGIGLAALFFEVFSKTEALRGFMLHWEVVVGSAFVVSLIAILSSAASIRKVFVLDPAVAFRA, from the coding sequence GTGCGATCCATTGCCATTAAAATGCTTACAGGGGATAGGGCCAAATATTTTGGGCTTATATTCAGCATTACCTTTTCCACATTTCTTATGTCCCAACAGGTATCTATTTTTATAAGCCTTTTGGGCCGCACGGCCGCACAAATAAGGGATGTTCCACAAGCAGATATTTGGGTCATGGATCCTCAAGTAGAATATGTTGATGTGGTCAAGCCCCTTCGAGATACAGAGCTTTCTCGTGTGAGGAGCGTATCAGGGGTTGAGTGGGCGTTGCCTCTTTACAAGGGGCTAAGCGTTATTCGGGCACGTGATGGGAAGATGCAACAGGCGTTAGTACTGGGTGTAGATGATGCGACATTAACAGGTGGACCGCCAAAAATGGTGCTGGGGGAATGGGCAAGTCTAGCTTCTGCGGATGCAATGATTATGGACAAGTCTGGATACAAGTTTATATGGCCTGGGGAACCTTTGAGTCTAGGGCGTGTCATTGAAATCAATGATCATCGATTTGTCATCAAAGGGATATGTGAAACATCTGCACCATTTCTGACATTTCCCATTGTTTACACAAAATTTTCTGATGGTGCCCAACTTCATCCAGGGGAACGCAATCAAATGACGTTTATTATCGTGAAAGCCGCGTCAGGGATATCTCCAGAAAAACTGGCTCAGAAAATTCATAAAGAAACTCAACTTCAAGCACTTACTTCAAGAGGATTTCAGTGGAGAAGTATTCGTTATTATTTGGAAAGGACGGGTATTCCTATAAATTTTGGTATAACAGTTTTACTGGGATTCTTGGTAGGAGCGGCTATCGCGGCACAAACTTTTTACATTTTTGTCTTGGAAAATATTTCCCAATATGGAGCTCTAAAGGCTATTGGGGTTAGCAATAGGCAAATGTTGATGATGGTGCTCGTACAGGCCCTCTTGGTGGCTTTCATAGGGTATGGAATTGGTATTGGTTTAGCCGCGCTCTTTTTTGAAGTGTTTTCCAAAACGGAGGCACTTAGAGGATTTATGCTCCACTGGGAAGTTGTTGTTGGTTCTGCATTTGTTGTAAGTTTAATTGCTATTCTTTCTAGTGCGGCAAGTATCCGAAAGGTTTTTGTGTTGGATCCTGCTGTGGCCTTTAGGGCTTGA
- a CDS encoding ABC transporter ATP-binding protein: MGKVEKNFVVQGRGIVKDFPAGDEMIRVLHGIDISLSYGELVMLVGPSGSGKTTLLSIITGILTPTSGDVFINGEELTNISDLEKVQHRLKNIGFIFQQFNLIPALTAVENAAVPLIAANVPYGEALKASKDVLTKIGMGDQLDKIPVHLSGGQQQRVSIARALVHDPKFIVCDEPTSSLDAHTGHVVMEILKSIVSRANRSVLVVTHDSRIFEFADRILFMDDGRIVKEEKRVKK, translated from the coding sequence ATGGGAAAAGTTGAGAAAAATTTTGTCGTACAGGGAAGAGGGATCGTAAAAGACTTTCCTGCCGGAGATGAAATGATTCGAGTACTGCATGGGATCGATATTTCGTTATCCTATGGAGAGTTGGTCATGCTCGTTGGACCAAGTGGAAGTGGTAAGACGACTCTTTTATCCATCATCACAGGAATTCTGACGCCAACATCAGGAGATGTTTTTATTAATGGGGAAGAACTCACTAACATTTCTGATTTAGAAAAGGTTCAGCACAGACTGAAGAACATAGGTTTTATTTTTCAACAATTTAATTTGATTCCAGCCTTAACAGCTGTGGAAAACGCGGCTGTACCGTTGATTGCTGCAAACGTTCCCTACGGTGAGGCCTTGAAGGCATCCAAAGACGTTTTAACAAAAATTGGGATGGGAGATCAGTTGGATAAAATTCCCGTTCATCTTTCGGGAGGACAACAGCAGAGGGTGTCCATTGCGCGTGCTCTAGTTCATGACCCAAAGTTTATAGTATGCGACGAGCCCACTTCCTCGTTGGATGCACATACGGGGCATGTAGTTATGGAAATATTGAAGAGTATTGTTTCACGTGCAAATCGTTCAGTTCTTGTCGTGACCCATGATTCAAGAATTTTTGAGTTTGCAGATCGGATCTTATTCATGGATGATGGTCGTATTGTGAAAGAAGAAAAGAGAGTGAAAAAGTGA